Proteins from a genomic interval of bacterium:
- a CDS encoding MoaD/ThiS family protein yields the protein MRVTVHLPAPLRPLARNRPRVRVEVDGTTVADLLAALRQEHPDLAGALLDEQGGLRRHVKLYVGDEDTWHAGRGSAPLQADVHVVVPVVL from the coding sequence ATGCGAGTGACAGTGCATCTACCGGCGCCGCTGCGGCCGCTGGCACGGAACCGGCCCCGGGTGCGCGTGGAGGTGGACGGGACGACGGTGGCCGATCTCCTGGCGGCGTTGCGCCAGGAGCATCCCGACCTGGCGGGGGCGCTGCTGGACGAGCAGGGAGGACTGCGGCGGCACGTGAAGCTCTACGTGGGGGATGAGGACACATGGCATGCCGGCCGGGGCAGTGCCCCGCTGCAGGCCGACGTGCACGTGGTGGTTCCGGTTGTGCTGTAG